The Ananas comosus cultivar F153 linkage group 7, ASM154086v1, whole genome shotgun sequence genome has a window encoding:
- the LOC109713057 gene encoding U-box domain-containing protein 33-like isoform X1 — MAVGGSSVPVSSPPLLSSSSSQMGRSFTRTASARSTAAAGGGGGQGSELTPIEEELSAEKQTDLIAETAAAAVQEKMHVAVGKEVKETKANLAWVLRNTPRDKTIVVVHVHCPATMIPMMGAMFSVDKLREQEVTAHRHLERLKMSKVIREYLEICASSKFRAETLVIEADDIAKGLVDLVARHRITSLVMGAAADKHYSRKMAVPKSRTALTVQAKADPSCSITFLCKGNLICTREAGAQLQGSMMSASSSETNPSSVTNQADYNRSRSLPERQSEPLHMQGALQQRSRSANFVSTGGVAVAVSPPLPEGNFPVLQEGTSTSQSPRSSHQHSSESDITAFSSLPSSPRDESEDTWVENDVYEQLKNALIEAEDLKREAYEESCRRKKAERDLVGVAQRVRLSISAKAAESLHIKEMRLKRDTEEELARKNAELEDLRKVHEQILVELKNANEQKMKLAIRVANCERVIKEFEAKASEAHSIQEKLRQDVGKFEKERNEAVREAEELRKEKEETVSSALARAAFSEFTYSELEEATNNFDTSLLIGEGGYGKVYRGFLRHTVVAIKMLNPQGIQGEVEFHQEVEILSRVRHPNLVTLIGACPEVRALVYEFLPNRSLEYRLTLKDPTQALTWQVRMRIAGEICSALIFLHSTKPQCIVHGDLKPDNILLDANYVSKLGDFGICCLLDQSSSTVTAFHQTYAPKGTIPYMDPEYVSSGELTPQYDVYSFGIVLLQLITGKGPFKIRNEVQDALQKGCIRELLDASAGEWPFDVEADELAYLGVRCCDPKRKKRPELAEVWRMLEPVTNAASSVGSSSTSSSEFSSNIDAQNYAPSYLICPITKKLMKDPHVAADGFTYEAEAMKGWLRSGRDTSPVTKLRLTNCELVRNHAVHSAIQEWLQKQQ; from the exons ATGGCCGTTGGGGGGTCCTCGGTCCCCGTGTCTTCGCCGCCGCtgctgtcgtcgtcgtcgtcgcaaATGGGGAGGAGCTTCACGCGAACGGCGAGCGCGCGGTCGACAGCGGCGGCGGGCGGAGGGGGCGGGCAAGGCAGTGAGCTGACGCCGATAGAGGAGGAGTTGTCAGCAGAGAAACAGACAGATTTAATAGcagaaacagcagcagcagcagtgcagGAAAAAATGCACGTCGCGGTGGGGAAGGAGGTGAAGGAGACGAAGGCGAATCTCGCGTGGGTGTTGAGAAACACTCCGCGGGATAAAACGATCGTCGTCGTTCACGTTCATTGCCCTGCTACAATGATTCCGATGA TGGGAGCCATGTTTAGTGTGGACAAGCTAAGAGAGCAGGAGGTGACTGCACATAGACACCTTGAGAGGCTGAAGATGAGCAAAGTCATAAGAGAGTACTTGGAGATTTGTGCCTCTTCTAAG TTTCGCGCTGAAACTCTGGTAATTGAGGCAGATGATATCGCGAAAGGCCTCGTAGATCTCGTTGCTCGACATCGGATCACCTCGCTCGTCATGGGGGCGGCGGCCGACAAGCACTATTCAAG GAAAATGGCAGTGCCAAAATCAAGGACAGCCCTCACAGTGCAGGCAAAAGCAGACCCATCATGCAGTATCACCTTCCTTTGCAAAGGGAACCTAATATGTACCAG AGAAGCTGGTGCACAACTACAAGGATCTATGATGTCAGCAAGTTCATCTGAAACAAATCCTAGTTCTGTCACCAACCAAGCAGACTACAACAGGTCAAGATCCTTACCTGAAAGGCAGAGTGAGCCACTTCACATGCAGGGCGCGTTGCAGCAGCGGTCGAGATCGGCCAATTTTGTCTCAACAGGAGGCGTGGCTGTTGCTGTATCACCCCCACTGCCCGAGGGGAACTTCCCAGTCCTGCAAGAAGGTACGTCGACGAGCCAATCTCCGCGCTCGAGCCACCAACATAGTTCGGAGAGCGACATAACGGCTTTTTCTTCGCTGCCTTCGTCTCCTCGCGATGAATCT GAGGATACTTGGGTTGAGAATGATGTATATGAGCAACTGAAGAATGCCCTCATAGAGGCGGAGGACTTAAAGCGCGAAGCATATGAAGAGTCCTGCCGGCGCAAGAAGGCCGAGAGAGATTTGGTTGGGGTTGCTCAAAGAGTAAGGCTTTCTATATCG GCTAAAGCAGCCGAGAGTTTACACATCAAAGAGATGAGACTGAAGAGAGATACAGAAGAAGAACTGGCAAGAAAAAACGCGGAACTTGAAGATCTCAGAAAAGTGCATGAACAAATTCTCGTCGAATTGAAGAATGCAAATGAGCAAAAAATGAAACTAGCTATCCGTGTCGCAAACTGTGAGCGCGTGATTAAGGAATTCGAAGCCAAAGCATCGGAAGCCCACTCGATCCAAGAAAAGCTCCGACAGGATGTCGGAAAGTTCGAGAAGGAAAGAAATGAGGCTGTAAGAGAAGCTGAAGAGTTgcggaaagagaaagaggaaacaGTCTCGAGCGCGCTAGCGAGAGCGGCCTTCTCGGAGTTCACCTATTCGGAGTTGGAGGAAGCGACGAATAACTTCGACACGTCGTTGCTGATCGGCGAAGGTGGATACGGAAAAGTGTACAGGGGCTTCCTTCGCCACACGGTGGTGGCCATAAAGATGTTGAATCCTCAAGGGATCCAAGGAGAAGTCGAGTTTCATCAAGAG GTGGAGATTCTCAGCAGAGTGAGGCACCCAAACCTTGTAACCCTGATAGGAGCATGCCCGGAAGTCCGAGCTCTCGTTTACGAGTTTCTACCAAACAGAAGCTTAGAGTACCGACTTACGCTGAAAGATCCAACACAGGCACTCACCTGGCAAGTCCGCATGCGGATCGCGGGCGAGATCTGTTCAGCACTCATCTTCCTCCACTCGACGAAGCCTCAATGCATAGTCCACGGAGACCTGAAGCCCGACAACATCCTCCTCGATGCAAACTACGTGAGCAAGCTCGGTGACTTCGGCATTTGCTGCCTCCTCGACCAGTCGAGCTCCACCGTCACCGCCTTCCACCAAACTTACGCTCCGAAGGGCACTATCCCCTACATGGACCCCGAATATGTTTCCTCGGGGGAGCTCACGCCGCAGTACGACGTGTACTCCTTCGGAATCGTGCTCCTTCAACTGATCACCGGAAAGGGCCCGTTTAAAATTCGGAACGAAGTGCAAGATGCATTGCAGAAGGGGTGCATAAGGGAGCTACTGGATGCTTCTGCCGGAGAGTGGCCCTTCGACGTGGAGGCCGATGAGCTGGCCTACTTAGGTGTGAGATGCTGCGATCCGAAACGAAAGAAGCGGCCCGAACTCGCAGAGGTTTGGAGGATGCTCGAGCCCGTGACGAATGCCGCCTCGTCCGTCGGTTCATCGTCGACATCTTCTTCTGAATTTTCGTCCAACATCGACGCACAAAACTACGCGCCATCCTACTTGATCTGCCCAATAACAAAG AAACTTATGAAGGACCCGCACGTCGCAGCGGACGGATTCACGTACGAAGCTGAGGCTATGAAAGGGTGGCTCCGCAGCGGGCGCGACACTTCCCCCGTGACGAAACTCAGGCTGACGAATTGCGAGCTCGTCCGAAACCACGCCGTGCATTCGGCAATTCAGGAATGGTTACAGAAGCAGCAATGA
- the LOC109713057 gene encoding U-box domain-containing protein 33-like isoform X2: MAVGGSSVPVSSPPLLSSSSSQMGRSFTRTASARSTAAAGGGGGQGSELTPIEEELSAEKQTDLIAETAAAAVQEKMHVAVGKEVKETKANLAWVLRNTPRDKTIVVVHVHCPATMIPMMGAMFSVDKLREQEVTAHRHLERLKMSKVIREYLEICASSKFRAETLVIEADDIAKGLVDLVARHRITSLVMGAAADKHYSRKMAVPKSRTALTVQAKADPSCSITFLCKGNLICTREAGAQLQGSMMSASSSETNPSSVTNQADYNRSRSLPERQSEPLHMQGALQQRSRSANFVSTGGVAVAVSPPLPEGNFPVLQEGTSTSQSPRSSHQHSSESDITAFSSLPSSPRDESEDTWVENDVYEQLKNALIEAEDLKREAYEESCRRKKAERDLVGVAQRAKAAESLHIKEMRLKRDTEEELARKNAELEDLRKVHEQILVELKNANEQKMKLAIRVANCERVIKEFEAKASEAHSIQEKLRQDVGKFEKERNEAVREAEELRKEKEETVSSALARAAFSEFTYSELEEATNNFDTSLLIGEGGYGKVYRGFLRHTVVAIKMLNPQGIQGEVEFHQEVEILSRVRHPNLVTLIGACPEVRALVYEFLPNRSLEYRLTLKDPTQALTWQVRMRIAGEICSALIFLHSTKPQCIVHGDLKPDNILLDANYVSKLGDFGICCLLDQSSSTVTAFHQTYAPKGTIPYMDPEYVSSGELTPQYDVYSFGIVLLQLITGKGPFKIRNEVQDALQKGCIRELLDASAGEWPFDVEADELAYLGVRCCDPKRKKRPELAEVWRMLEPVTNAASSVGSSSTSSSEFSSNIDAQNYAPSYLICPITKKLMKDPHVAADGFTYEAEAMKGWLRSGRDTSPVTKLRLTNCELVRNHAVHSAIQEWLQKQQ; the protein is encoded by the exons ATGGCCGTTGGGGGGTCCTCGGTCCCCGTGTCTTCGCCGCCGCtgctgtcgtcgtcgtcgtcgcaaATGGGGAGGAGCTTCACGCGAACGGCGAGCGCGCGGTCGACAGCGGCGGCGGGCGGAGGGGGCGGGCAAGGCAGTGAGCTGACGCCGATAGAGGAGGAGTTGTCAGCAGAGAAACAGACAGATTTAATAGcagaaacagcagcagcagcagtgcagGAAAAAATGCACGTCGCGGTGGGGAAGGAGGTGAAGGAGACGAAGGCGAATCTCGCGTGGGTGTTGAGAAACACTCCGCGGGATAAAACGATCGTCGTCGTTCACGTTCATTGCCCTGCTACAATGATTCCGATGA TGGGAGCCATGTTTAGTGTGGACAAGCTAAGAGAGCAGGAGGTGACTGCACATAGACACCTTGAGAGGCTGAAGATGAGCAAAGTCATAAGAGAGTACTTGGAGATTTGTGCCTCTTCTAAG TTTCGCGCTGAAACTCTGGTAATTGAGGCAGATGATATCGCGAAAGGCCTCGTAGATCTCGTTGCTCGACATCGGATCACCTCGCTCGTCATGGGGGCGGCGGCCGACAAGCACTATTCAAG GAAAATGGCAGTGCCAAAATCAAGGACAGCCCTCACAGTGCAGGCAAAAGCAGACCCATCATGCAGTATCACCTTCCTTTGCAAAGGGAACCTAATATGTACCAG AGAAGCTGGTGCACAACTACAAGGATCTATGATGTCAGCAAGTTCATCTGAAACAAATCCTAGTTCTGTCACCAACCAAGCAGACTACAACAGGTCAAGATCCTTACCTGAAAGGCAGAGTGAGCCACTTCACATGCAGGGCGCGTTGCAGCAGCGGTCGAGATCGGCCAATTTTGTCTCAACAGGAGGCGTGGCTGTTGCTGTATCACCCCCACTGCCCGAGGGGAACTTCCCAGTCCTGCAAGAAGGTACGTCGACGAGCCAATCTCCGCGCTCGAGCCACCAACATAGTTCGGAGAGCGACATAACGGCTTTTTCTTCGCTGCCTTCGTCTCCTCGCGATGAATCT GAGGATACTTGGGTTGAGAATGATGTATATGAGCAACTGAAGAATGCCCTCATAGAGGCGGAGGACTTAAAGCGCGAAGCATATGAAGAGTCCTGCCGGCGCAAGAAGGCCGAGAGAGATTTGGTTGGGGTTGCTCAAAGA GCTAAAGCAGCCGAGAGTTTACACATCAAAGAGATGAGACTGAAGAGAGATACAGAAGAAGAACTGGCAAGAAAAAACGCGGAACTTGAAGATCTCAGAAAAGTGCATGAACAAATTCTCGTCGAATTGAAGAATGCAAATGAGCAAAAAATGAAACTAGCTATCCGTGTCGCAAACTGTGAGCGCGTGATTAAGGAATTCGAAGCCAAAGCATCGGAAGCCCACTCGATCCAAGAAAAGCTCCGACAGGATGTCGGAAAGTTCGAGAAGGAAAGAAATGAGGCTGTAAGAGAAGCTGAAGAGTTgcggaaagagaaagaggaaacaGTCTCGAGCGCGCTAGCGAGAGCGGCCTTCTCGGAGTTCACCTATTCGGAGTTGGAGGAAGCGACGAATAACTTCGACACGTCGTTGCTGATCGGCGAAGGTGGATACGGAAAAGTGTACAGGGGCTTCCTTCGCCACACGGTGGTGGCCATAAAGATGTTGAATCCTCAAGGGATCCAAGGAGAAGTCGAGTTTCATCAAGAG GTGGAGATTCTCAGCAGAGTGAGGCACCCAAACCTTGTAACCCTGATAGGAGCATGCCCGGAAGTCCGAGCTCTCGTTTACGAGTTTCTACCAAACAGAAGCTTAGAGTACCGACTTACGCTGAAAGATCCAACACAGGCACTCACCTGGCAAGTCCGCATGCGGATCGCGGGCGAGATCTGTTCAGCACTCATCTTCCTCCACTCGACGAAGCCTCAATGCATAGTCCACGGAGACCTGAAGCCCGACAACATCCTCCTCGATGCAAACTACGTGAGCAAGCTCGGTGACTTCGGCATTTGCTGCCTCCTCGACCAGTCGAGCTCCACCGTCACCGCCTTCCACCAAACTTACGCTCCGAAGGGCACTATCCCCTACATGGACCCCGAATATGTTTCCTCGGGGGAGCTCACGCCGCAGTACGACGTGTACTCCTTCGGAATCGTGCTCCTTCAACTGATCACCGGAAAGGGCCCGTTTAAAATTCGGAACGAAGTGCAAGATGCATTGCAGAAGGGGTGCATAAGGGAGCTACTGGATGCTTCTGCCGGAGAGTGGCCCTTCGACGTGGAGGCCGATGAGCTGGCCTACTTAGGTGTGAGATGCTGCGATCCGAAACGAAAGAAGCGGCCCGAACTCGCAGAGGTTTGGAGGATGCTCGAGCCCGTGACGAATGCCGCCTCGTCCGTCGGTTCATCGTCGACATCTTCTTCTGAATTTTCGTCCAACATCGACGCACAAAACTACGCGCCATCCTACTTGATCTGCCCAATAACAAAG AAACTTATGAAGGACCCGCACGTCGCAGCGGACGGATTCACGTACGAAGCTGAGGCTATGAAAGGGTGGCTCCGCAGCGGGCGCGACACTTCCCCCGTGACGAAACTCAGGCTGACGAATTGCGAGCTCGTCCGAAACCACGCCGTGCATTCGGCAATTCAGGAATGGTTACAGAAGCAGCAATGA
- the LOC109712325 gene encoding LOW QUALITY PROTEIN: probable glycerol-3-phosphate acyltransferase 8 (The sequence of the model RefSeq protein was modified relative to this genomic sequence to represent the inferred CDS: inserted 2 bases in 1 codon): protein MGSNGRRTFPPISKFSAAARGGGGGGGGVAAADLDGTLLVSRSSFPYFFLVAVEAGSYLRGLALLLLAPVILALYVAVSEPAAIELLIFASMAGLRARDVEAAARAVLPRFYAADVRAEAWEAFRACGGRRRLVVTANPRVMVEGFVGEWLGAEVVGTEIEVERRTGRCTGRVRPPGVLVGDKKRVALQKVLGPGVRPDLGLGDRDSDHDFMAICKEAYMVPPNPEAARVAPEKLNSPVIFHDGRLVRRPDPLTALLTVLXPGSLFVCNHRTALDPIIVTVALGRPVSCVTYSVSRLSAALSPIPAVPLSRDRATDAARIKALLQRGDLVVCPEGTTCREPFLLRFSALFAELADRIVPVAIDTAQDVFYGSTVRGWKCMDPYFFFMNPRPGYTVTFLDPLRPEDTCGGGGRSPVDVANHVQRLIAAELGFKCTMLTRKDKYMKLDGNDGKVHSNKNKIKSSSSSEKEQKEH, encoded by the exons ATGGGCTCGAACGGTCGCCGTACCTTCCCGCCGATCTCGAAGTTCTCCGccgcggcgcgcggcggcggcggaggaggaggaggggtggcggcggcggaccTGGACGGGACGCTGCTGGTGTCGCGGAGCTCGTTCCCGTACTTCTTCCTGGTGGCGGTGGAGGCGGGGAGCTACCTCCGGGGGCtggcgctgctgctgctggcgcCGGTGATCCTCGCGCTCTACGTCGCGGTCTCGGAGCCGGCGGCGATCGAGCTCCTGATCTTCGCGTCCATGGCGGGGCTGCGCGCGCGCGACGTCGAGGCGGCGGCGCGGGCGGTGCTGCCGCGGTTCTACGCGGCGGACGTGCGGGCGGAGGCGTGGGAGGCGTTCCGGGCCTGCGGCGGGCGGCGGAGGCTGGTGGTGACGGCGAACCCGCGCGTGATGGTGGAGGGGTTCGTCGGCGAGTGGCTCGGCGCCGAGGTGGTGGGCACGGAGATCGAGGTGGAGCGCCGGACGGGGCGCTGCACGGGGCGGGTCCGGCCGCCGGGGGTTTTGGTCGGGGACAAGAAGAGGGTGGCGCTCCAGAAGGTTCTCGGGCCCGGGGTACGGCCCGACTTGGGGTTGGGGGATCGAGACTCCGACCACGACTTCATGGCCATTTGCAAG GAAGCATACATGGTTCCCCCAAACCCTGAGGCAGCCCGGGTGGCCCCGGAGAAGCTGAACTCGCCGGTCATCTTCCACGACGGCCGCCTCGTGCGCCGGCCCGACCCGCTGACGGCCCTGCTGACCGTCCT CCCGGGCTCCCTCTTCGTCTGCAACCACCGCACCGCCCTCGACCCCATCATCGTCACCGTCGCCCTCGGCCGCCCCGTCTCCTGCGTCACCTACAGCGTCAGCCGCCTCTCCGCCGCCCTCTCCCCGATCCCCGCCGTCCCCCTCTCCCGCGACCGCGCCACCGACGCCGCCCGCATCAAGGCCCTGCTCCAGCGCGGCGACCTCGTCGTCTGCCCCGAGGGCACCACCTGCCGCGAGCCCTTCCTGCTCCGCTTCTCCGCGCTCTTCGCCGAGCTCGCCGACCGCATCGTGCCCGTCGCCATCGACACCGCGCAGGACGTGTTCTACGGCTCCACGGTGCGCGGCTGGAAGTGCATGGACCCCTACTTCTTCTTCATGAACCCGCGGCCCGGCTACACCGTGACGTTCCTCGACCCGCTGCGGCCGGAGGACACCTGCGGAGGCGGCGGCCGCTCCCCCGTCGACGTCGCCAACCACGTGCAGCGCCTGATCGCCGCCGAATTAGGGTTTAAGTGCACCATGCTCACCAGGAAGGACAAGTACATGAAGCTTGATGGGAACGATGGCAAAGTCCACTCTAATAAGAATAAGatcaaatcctcctcctcctccgaaaAAGAGCAAAAGGAACACTAG